The nucleotide sequence CCTCAATACGCTCTGGTTCGGCGGCGCCTTCATCCAGTTCAGCATCGCGCAAGCCAACACGCTGAAGATCCTCTTGCCGCGAGAAGAGCGCAGCAATCCGATCGCGCCGACGCTTGCGGCCAGCGTCGCGTTCCTGGGCGGGATGAATCTGCCGATCGGGCTCTTGTCGTTCTATCTGCTGGCGGCGCGTCCGCACTTCTTCCAGCCGGTCGAGGCCCAGCTTGCGCTGTTCCTGTTCTTCGCCGCCTGCCACTTCAGCCAGTTCGCCTATAACCTGCCGGTCCTGATGCGCGGAGGGCGTGTCGGGGTGGCTTACTGGCCCGTGCTGAAAGGCCCGATGCTCAGGATCTTCGTGATCGACGCGGCCCTGTTCGCCGCCAATCTCGGCGTCGCGCTGCTGCTCGTGTCTCGTCCCTGATCAGCGCGTTGCCGACAGGGCGGACCGCAGCATCGCGGCGAGATCCTGCCGCTTGAACGGCTTTGTCAGAATGCGCGCGTCGACCCCGTCGGGCGTCTTGACGGGATCCTGGGTGTAGCCCGAGGTGAAGAGCACCTTGAGCCCGGGCCGTAATTGGGTCGCTTGCCTCGCAAGCTCCGGGCCGAACATGCCGCCGGGCATCACGACGTCGGTGAACAGCAGGTCGATGTCCCCTCGCTGGCGCAACAGATCGAGCGCCGCGGGACCGTTTGATGCCGCGATGACGCGATAGCCGAGGATCTTCAGCTCGTTCTCGACATAGGCGCGAACCATATCGTCGTCCTCGACGACGAGAATGGTCTCGCTTCCCTCGTGCGTGACGATCCGTTCCGCAGGTGCCGGATGCTCGTTTTGCGGTGTTGCAAGGCGGGGAAAGAACAGCCTGACGACGCTGCCCTGTCCCGGCTCGGACTGCATCTGCACGAGGCCGCCGGACTGTCGCACGAACCCGTAGACCATGCTGAGGCCGAGCCCGGTCCCCTTGCCGACTTCCTTGGTGGTGAAGAACGGCTCGAACGCCCGGCTCGCCACCTCGGCGGTCATGCCGCTGCCGGTGTCCGTCACCGCCACCATGACGTAGTCGCCCGGCCGCGGCTCGCCGTTGACGTCGAGGTCGGATTCCCCGAGCGAAATGTTGCGCACCTCGATCGTCAGCTTGCCGCCGAGCGGCATGACGTCGCGCGCGTTGAGCACAAGATTGAGCAGCGCCGTCGCCAGTTGGCCGGGATCGATGCTGGTCAGCCACACGTCCGGCTCGAGCGTGACGGCGCACTCGATCTGCCCGCCCAGCGTTCGGCGCAGCAATTGCTCCATCTCGTGAATCTTGCCGGCGATGTCGATGTCGCGTGGCCGCAGCGGCTGCTTGCGCGCGAAGGCGAGCAGACTCCGCGTCAGATCGGAGCCGCGCTCGGCCGCGGTCGCGATGTCGTTGGCGATCCGGTGCAGCTCCTTGTTGCCCGCCAGCCTGTCGGCAAGATGCTCCGAATTGCCGAGAATGACGGTCAGGAGATTGTTGAAATCGTGCGCCACGCCGCCGGTGAGCTGGCCCATGGCCTCCATCTTCTGGGATTGACTGAGCTTCTGGTTGAGGTCTGCGATGGCGGCGCGTTGTTGCTGGAGCGACTCGGCGGTGTCGTTGAGCAACCTCATCAGCCCGCCCAGCTCGCCGCCCGGATGGGGAGGTGGAATTCGTGCGCCGAGGTCGCCGCGTCCGAGCGTCTTCGCCATCGCGGCGAGCCGGCCGACCTGGCGTCCGACGCTCACAGTCGCAAGGATCCAGACGGCCGCCAGCAACAGCAGCGAGGCCACCGCGAGCATTGCCACGTCCTCGTAGAGCCGGCGATTCGCCGCCGCGACCAGCCCGTCCTTGGACCGTCCGACCAGGATGGTGAGGCCGGCATCACGGGTCGAAGGCGAGCGGGCCGCGGCCCAGACCTGCGTGCGGCCCTCGCGATCGGTCACCTCCTGAAACATCTTCCGATCGGGAGCGGTGGCGAAGCGGAACAGGTCGGATCCCGCGATCGACGCGCCGACGGGCCCGGTCCAGCCTCCGCCCAAGGGCGCGACGAGAACCGTGCCATTGCCGTCGATGAGCAGGATGTCCTTCTCGCCGAGCAGCCGCTTGTGGTGATGCTCGGCGAATTTGCGCAGGTTGAACGACGCCAGCAGGATCAATTTCAGTGCGCCCGCGTCCGATCGTACCGGATAGGCGATCTGGAGCACCGATAGTCCGGTCAGCCGGCCGAACACCGGCTCGAGCACGACGTTGCGCGAGACCAGGGCCTGCTTGAAATAGGCGCGATCCCTCAGATCGAGCTTGCGGTCGGTCCGCAGCGAGTCGCAGAACAGGCTGCCGTCCGGATCGATGGTCAGGATCCCGGTGAACTGCGGGTACTCCTCGCGCACATCCGACAGAAACGCCGAGCATGCCGCCTTGTCGCGCGTGTCGAGATCTCGGGCGCGGGCGAGACCATAGTGAAGCTGGGCGGTGCCTTGGATCTTCTCGTCCAGATCGCTCGCGATGTTGTCCGCCGACGCCGCCAGGTTGGCCAGGGCCGCGTCGACCTCGCTGCTCCGGTTCTGCATGAAACGCAAGCCGACCAGGATCGCCGGCACCAGCATGGCGGCGATGACGAGTATCAGTAGCCGGGTACGCAAGCTCATCGGTCGGGCGGTCCAAACTGGTCATCGCGTGTGCTGCTTCGAAGGTACAATTTGCGGCACCATCCTCCGCTCAGTCCATAGGCATCGTGCGGAAAAGGCATCGATGGGGAAAGATTTCTGAAGTTGCGCGCATCATGGATGAGCCCCGAAAGGGCTTCTGCGGTACCGACGTCCGGCGATCAACTCGCGCGTGCATGCCGGCCGCGAGGGCGCTACTATCGACGTCAATCCGCGTGCGACGAAGATCGCGCCGGCAGATCAGGGAGGGAGCCGAATGTCGATTTCGGGCAAAGTCGATCCAGTGGTGCGGCCCGTGGCGGCGACCGACATCGCTGAAGCGCTGGTCGAGGGATTGCGCGATTTCCAGGCGCTGCCGTTCTACGGGCTCTGCTTCGGCGCGCTCTACGCCGGCGGCGGCATCGCCATCATGCTGTGTCTCACCGCCTTCGGTATGGTCTATCTCGTCTATCCCCTCGCGGCCGGCTTCGCGCTGATCGGGCCGTTCGTGGCGATCGGCCTCTACGAGGTCAGCCGCCGCCGCGAGCGCGGCGAGCCCGTCTCCTTCGGCGCCATCTGGTCGGCGATACGCTCGCGCAGCGAGATCGGCTGGATGGCGTTCGTCACATTGTTCGTGTTCGTGATCTGGATGTACCAGGTGCGGCTCCTGATCGCGCTGCTGCTCGGCCTGCACGCCTCGTTCTCGAGCCTCCAGGAATTCATGACGGTGGTGCTGACGACGAACGAGGGCCTGCTGTTCCTGGCCATCGGCAACGCGGTCGGTGCCGTGCTGTCGCTGATCTTGTTCTCGCTGACCGTGGTGTCGTTTCCGCTGCTGCTCGACCGCGAGGTCGATTTCGTCACGGCCATGGTGACGAGCGTGCGCGCGGTCGTGACCAGTCCGCTGCCGATGATCTCGTGGGCCGCAGTCATCGTGATGCTGCTGATCGTGTCGGCGCTGCCGTATTTTCTCGGACTGATCGTGACGCTGCCGGTGCTCGGGCACGCGACGTGGCATCTTTACCGGCGGCTGGTGGTGCGGGTGTGACTCGTCGCTGTTTCTCTTTCTCCCTTGCGCGGTGCCGTAGGGTGAGCAAAGCGAAGCGTGCCCACGCGTCTGTTGCAGTGTTGGCTTGGTGGTGGGCACGGCGCAAATGCGCCTTTGCCCACCCTACGATTTTGTGGTTGTGGCCGGATCGGCGTTTCGCTGGTCCGGGACGACGGCATTGGTGGCCGCTGTTTACGGCGTCTTGATTCCCATCGCCTTCAGCGCATCCAGCATCCGCTGCGGCGGGCCCAGCTTGACGACCAGCGGCTTGCCGGTCTCGAGCATGCTCTTGAGGCTGGAGAGGATCGCCGGCCAGCCCGAACGTCCGCCGGCAAGGATGTCGTCGCTGAGCGGGCGATCATGGCCTTCGCTCATGGTGAGCCGGACCGCATCGCCGACCGGCTCCATCTCGTAGGTGACGAGGGTCGGCCCCAGCTTCTCGATCAGCTCGGGCCAGTTGACGTTGAAGGTGACGGCGAGCTTTCGCGGCGGATCGTAGGCGAGCACCTCGCCGCTGATGTGCAACGCGCCGTCGGGCGTGCGCACGGTGAATGCGCCGCCAAGTCGCGGCTCGACCTCGACGGCATTGCCGAAGAAGTACTGCCTGCTGAACTCGGCCGAGGTCAGCGCCTCCCACACGTTCTCCGGTGTCGAGGCGATGTAGATGGTGTAGACGGTCAGCGGCTTGAACTGGTCGAGGGTCATCATTTAAATCCTTCGAAGTCGAGCGCGGCGGGCGGGATCGCCGGTGCCTTGCCGGTTTCGAGCAGGCTCTTGAGCCCGGACAGAATGGCGGGCCAGCCCTTGGAGATGCCGTCAAGCAACTTGCTGCCTGTGGTGAAGCCCTCATGCGTCACCGTCAGCTTCACGAGATTGCCCCAGGGCTCGATGCGGAAAACGACCTTTGTCGCCGGCTCCTTGCGCATTTCGGCATCCGCTTCGTGCTTGAACGTGTAGGACAGCCGTCGCGGCCGGTCGGCCTCGAGGATCTCGCCGGTGTCCGTGACCTTGCCGCCCATCACGAGGGCGAAGGGCGAGCCGACCTTCCAGTCGGACCTGACTTCGGTGTCGAACCAGTAGGCCTTCGTGAACGCGCTGTCGGTCAGCGCCTCCCACAGTTTTTCCGGCGTGGTCTCGATATAGGTTACGTAGACGAATTCCGGTTTACTCATCACGCTTCTCCAACTGGCGTTTCAACTCGCTGAGCGCGGCGAGTTTCCCGCGCTCGAATTTTCTGATCCAGCGCTCGCCGATCTGATGGATCGGCACCGGGTTGAGATAGTGCAGCTTCTCGCGGCCATGCCTGATGGTCGTGACCAGATTGGCCTCTTCGAGAATGACAAGGTGCTTGGTCACGGCCTGCCGCGTCATCGAAAGGCCCTCGCAGAGCTCGTTCAGCGTCTGGCCGTTCCTGGCGTGAAGCCTGTCCAGCAGCGACCGTCGTGACGCGTCGGCGAGCGCTTTGAAGACCTCATCCATGGCAGGGATAATATGCAACCAAATGGTTGCATGTCAAGATGATGTCTTTGGCGCACGCAAATGGCTGTGCTAGCCTTGAAGCTCAGCCAACGAAGATTGGTTCCGGGAGGACTTCGATGTTCCGCTGCGTCTTGACTGCTGCAGGCCTCGTCCTTTTTGCCTGCGGCACCGCGGCCTACGCGCAAAAGCAGACCATCGGCGCGCCGCCCGAAGCCTCCAACATGAAGCTGGTCGGCACCAACGACCTCCAGGCGCGCAGTGCCTATCAGCCGACGATTCATCGCCAAGGCGACCGCTGGATTGCCTATATCGGCCATCACGGCGGCACCGACGACGTGCCCGCTCCCCTCAATCCAATGACGGCGCAGGCCGAGCCGAACGGAACATCGATCGTTGACGTCACCGATCCCGCGCGTCCAAAATACCTGCGACACCTGCCGGGGCAGGAGGGCAAGTACGAATCCGGCGGCGCGCAGATGGTGCGGGTATGCGACGGCAAGTCGTTGCCGAAGGGCGATCCGAACGCCGTCTACATGCTGCGCACCTTCGGCAGCGCGGCGCACGAGATCTGGAACGTCGCTGATCCCGCCAATCCCGTACTCGTCACCCGCCTCGGCGGCTTGAAGGACACGCACAAGAGCTGGTGGGAATGCGACACCGGCATCGCCTTTCTCGTCTCGGGCGCACCGGACTGGCGCACGCGACGCATGACGCAGGTGTACGATCTCTCCGATCCCGCGCATCCGCAGAAGATCCGCGACTTCGGCCTGCCCGGCCAGGAGCCGGGCTCGACCGGCGCGGTGCCGACCGAGCTGCACGGGCCGATCTCGAGCGGCCCCGATGGCAACCGCGTCTATTTCGGCTACGGCACCAACAAGGGCGGCATCCTTCAGATCGTCGATCGCGACAAGCTCTTGAACGGACCGAAGGAGCCGACGCCGGACAATCTGCGCTATCCCGAGATTTCGCGTATGCCGATGTCCGCCTTCAACGGCGCGCACACGACGTTCCCGATGCTCGATATGCCCGTTGCCGAATTCGCCGAGGACAAGGATGGCAAGACCCGCGACATCGTCATGATCGTCGACGAGGCGATTTTGAACGAATGCGGCGAGGCGCGGCAGATGGTCTGGTTCGCCGACGTCACCACCGAGATGCGGCCGATGATGATCTCGAGCTACACGGTGCCGGAGGCGAGCGGACAGTTCTGCCAGCGCGGCGGCCGCTTCGGCTCGCATTCGTCGAACGAGAGCATGGCGCCGGTCTATTACAAGAAGATGGCCTTCATCGCCTTCTTCAATGCCGGGGTGCGCGCGCTCGACATCCGCGATCCCTATCATCCGAAGGAGGTCGGCTATTTCATCCCGGCGATCACGAGCGCGACGGACAAGCGCTGCATTCCGATCGAAGGCGGCGAGCGCTGCAAGGTCGCGATCCAGACCAACAATGTCGAGACCGACGATCGCGGCTACATCTACATCGTCGACCGCGCCAATACCGGGCTGCACATTCTCGAGCTGACCGGACCTGCGCGCGCCGTCGCCGGCCTGCCGAGGAACTGACGGTGCGGCGCGGGGTGGCGATCGCGGCGATGGTGATCGCGCTCGGTGTATCCGGCGTCGGGGCCTATCAGCTTGCGCCGTCGCCGGCGGAACAGACAGTGCATTGGCGCGAGATTGCCTGGCCGTTCCCGCGCGACGGCTGGCCCGCCGGGCGCGCCTTTCGTTGCGACGGTGCCTGCGCGGGCGCAGAGCTCTACATTCGTGCCAAGCGCGGCTTCTGCAATTGCAATCGCGGCGTCGCCGATGACGATGAGGTCGATCGGGTCGCGGATATCGATCTGATCAGCCCGCGCTTTGCAGCGGTCGCACCGGGTGAGGAAGTGGGCGTTGGCGAGCTGCGTGGTCGCGCCAGGCGCTATGATCTCGACATGCCGGACGTCCGTCACGTGGCAATCGGCATCGCCGTCTCACGCCGCTGCGATCTCTTCGTTGCGGCAGCGCAGGGTCGTGCGGAAGCAGACGTGGTGCAGCGCACGGCGCTTGCGTTTCTGGAGACGGAGGGGATGAGGACATGGGTGGCGGCGGCGCTGGATGGACGGTGAGCAAACCTCGGCCACGCCGCGCGCTCCGCTGTCATCACCCGCGAAGGCGGGTGATCCAGTATTCCAGAGACACTGGTGGGATACGGAGAAGCCGCGGCGTACTGGATACCCCGCCTTCGCGGGGTATGACGCCGATCGGGCGTACACCCCGCGCTCATCAGTCTTCCGTTCCCGCTCCTCCCATGCATTAATGCCCCGAAACCTCAGCCGAGTCCTCCCCATGATGTCCATGCAAGCCTATCTCGCCTTTGTCGCCGCCTGCATTGCGCTGGCGCTGCTGCCGGGGCCGATCGTCACCCTCGTCATCGCCAACGGCCTGCGCCACGGCACCCGCGCGGCGCTGACCAATGTCGCGGGCGCGCAGGCCGGGCTCGCCATCGTCATCGGCATCGTCGCGGTCGGCCTGACCTCGCTGATGTCGACCATGGGTTACTGGTTCGACTGGGTGCGCTTTGCCGGCGCCGCTTATCTCGTCTGGCTCGGCATCAGGCTGATCTGGGCACCGGTCGAGGGCGTCAATGTCGACGAGCCGCCGGCGCCGCCGCGCGGCGGGTTCTTCCTGCAAGGCTTTCTGGTGCTCCTGTCGAACCCGAAGGTGCTGGTGTTCTTCGGCGCCTTCATTCCGCAGTTCATGGACATGAACCAGCCGCACTTTCCGCAAGTCGCGCTGCTGGGCGCCACCTTCATGGTCACGGCGGTCATGACGGATGCGCTCTATGCCATCGCAGCCGGGCGCGCGCGAAAGTTCTTCTCGGCCCGCCGCACCCGGCTGATGTCGCGCATCTCCGGCGGCTTCATGATCGGCGGCGGCATCTGGCTGGCGCTGACAAGGGCGAAATAACCGCCCAAAATAACTTCCGACCGGCCGGTTGGCCTCGAACCCTTCGCGGCGGCGATGCGTCCAATCAGGCATTGCCGCTGACGAAGGAATTTGGCCGTGCCCGATCTGCCCTGGTTCGTCTATGCGATGCTGCTCGCACCGCTCGGGCTGTTATTGGTCGCGGCCGTTGTGAAGACCTGGCAGGTGCGCGAGGCGCGCAACTGGCCGCAGGCACCGGGCAAGGTCGTCACCTCGGTTGCAGAGGTGCGCGAGGTCAGGGTCTCCGACAGCGACCGCGAGGAAGGCTATCGCCTCGACAAACGCAATTTCGCGAACGTGACTTACGAATATGCGGTCGGCGGCCGCAAGCTGCGTTGCAACTGCATCTCGATCGGCGAGGATCTCGGCAATTTCGAGGTCGCCGAGAAGCTTGCAAAGTATCCCGCCGGCAGCATCGTCACCGTCTACTACAATCCGCGCCATCCCGATCAGGCCGTGCTGGAGCGCGACCTGCCCAAGGGGCTTTGGGGCTGCCTCGGCATCGGCACGGCGATCGTGCTTGGCATCGTGTTCGGCTCGGCGTTCGGTCTCAACCAGACTTATGCATACCTCGCGCA is from Bradyrhizobium xenonodulans and encodes:
- a CDS encoding DUF2189 domain-containing protein, with product MSISGKVDPVVRPVAATDIAEALVEGLRDFQALPFYGLCFGALYAGGGIAIMLCLTAFGMVYLVYPLAAGFALIGPFVAIGLYEVSRRRERGEPVSFGAIWSAIRSRSEIGWMAFVTLFVFVIWMYQVRLLIALLLGLHASFSSLQEFMTVVLTTNEGLLFLAIGNAVGAVLSLILFSLTVVSFPLLLDREVDFVTAMVTSVRAVVTSPLPMISWAAVIVMLLIVSALPYFLGLIVTLPVLGHATWHLYRRLVVRV
- a CDS encoding LysE family translocator, with the protein product MMSMQAYLAFVAACIALALLPGPIVTLVIANGLRHGTRAALTNVAGAQAGLAIVIGIVAVGLTSLMSTMGYWFDWVRFAGAAYLVWLGIRLIWAPVEGVNVDEPPAPPRGGFFLQGFLVLLSNPKVLVFFGAFIPQFMDMNQPHFPQVALLGATFMVTAVMTDALYAIAAGRARKFFSARRTRLMSRISGGFMIGGGIWLALTRAK
- a CDS encoding SRPBCC family protein, coding for MSKPEFVYVTYIETTPEKLWEALTDSAFTKAYWFDTEVRSDWKVGSPFALVMGGKVTDTGEILEADRPRRLSYTFKHEADAEMRKEPATKVVFRIEPWGNLVKLTVTHEGFTTGSKLLDGISKGWPAILSGLKSLLETGKAPAIPPAALDFEGFK
- a CDS encoding DUF3592 domain-containing protein; translated protein: MPDLPWFVYAMLLAPLGLLLVAAVVKTWQVREARNWPQAPGKVVTSVAEVREVRVSDSDREEGYRLDKRNFANVTYEYAVGGRKLRCNCISIGEDLGNFEVAEKLAKYPAGSIVTVYYNPRHPDQAVLERDLPKGLWGCLGIGTAIVLGIVFGSAFGLNQTYAYLAHQIARPDLAGLVVGLGAFGIVIALMGYGVRRQASMAARWPVVRGTIKLSGIEQYYEASEPGERRGTEMFGKRVTYTYRYQNVSYTNECARIAAGTSEAMLKKLMSRYRDGATVEVRVNPDNPAEATLDTSGPVRIAWLLWGIAAIFAALALFVATRG
- a CDS encoding LVIVD repeat-containing protein produces the protein MFRCVLTAAGLVLFACGTAAYAQKQTIGAPPEASNMKLVGTNDLQARSAYQPTIHRQGDRWIAYIGHHGGTDDVPAPLNPMTAQAEPNGTSIVDVTDPARPKYLRHLPGQEGKYESGGAQMVRVCDGKSLPKGDPNAVYMLRTFGSAAHEIWNVADPANPVLVTRLGGLKDTHKSWWECDTGIAFLVSGAPDWRTRRMTQVYDLSDPAHPQKIRDFGLPGQEPGSTGAVPTELHGPISSGPDGNRVYFGYGTNKGGILQIVDRDKLLNGPKEPTPDNLRYPEISRMPMSAFNGAHTTFPMLDMPVAEFAEDKDGKTRDIVMIVDEAILNECGEARQMVWFADVTTEMRPMMISSYTVPEASGQFCQRGGRFGSHSSNESMAPVYYKKMAFIAFFNAGVRALDIRDPYHPKEVGYFIPAITSATDKRCIPIEGGERCKVAIQTNNVETDDRGYIYIVDRANTGLHILELTGPARAVAGLPRN
- a CDS encoding SRPBCC family protein; its protein translation is MTLDQFKPLTVYTIYIASTPENVWEALTSAEFSRQYFFGNAVEVEPRLGGAFTVRTPDGALHISGEVLAYDPPRKLAVTFNVNWPELIEKLGPTLVTYEMEPVGDAVRLTMSEGHDRPLSDDILAGGRSGWPAILSSLKSMLETGKPLVVKLGPPQRMLDALKAMGIKTP
- a CDS encoding ArsR/SmtB family transcription factor, which encodes MDEVFKALADASRRSLLDRLHARNGQTLNELCEGLSMTRQAVTKHLVILEEANLVTTIRHGREKLHYLNPVPIHQIGERWIRKFERGKLAALSELKRQLEKRDE
- a CDS encoding ATP-binding protein → MSLRTRLLILVIAAMLVPAILVGLRFMQNRSSEVDAALANLAASADNIASDLDEKIQGTAQLHYGLARARDLDTRDKAACSAFLSDVREEYPQFTGILTIDPDGSLFCDSLRTDRKLDLRDRAYFKQALVSRNVVLEPVFGRLTGLSVLQIAYPVRSDAGALKLILLASFNLRKFAEHHHKRLLGEKDILLIDGNGTVLVAPLGGGWTGPVGASIAGSDLFRFATAPDRKMFQEVTDREGRTQVWAAARSPSTRDAGLTILVGRSKDGLVAAANRRLYEDVAMLAVASLLLLAAVWILATVSVGRQVGRLAAMAKTLGRGDLGARIPPPHPGGELGGLMRLLNDTAESLQQQRAAIADLNQKLSQSQKMEAMGQLTGGVAHDFNNLLTVILGNSEHLADRLAGNKELHRIANDIATAAERGSDLTRSLLAFARKQPLRPRDIDIAGKIHEMEQLLRRTLGGQIECAVTLEPDVWLTSIDPGQLATALLNLVLNARDVMPLGGKLTIEVRNISLGESDLDVNGEPRPGDYVMVAVTDTGSGMTAEVASRAFEPFFTTKEVGKGTGLGLSMVYGFVRQSGGLVQMQSEPGQGSVVRLFFPRLATPQNEHPAPAERIVTHEGSETILVVEDDDMVRAYVENELKILGYRVIAASNGPAALDLLRQRGDIDLLFTDVVMPGGMFGPELARQATQLRPGLKVLFTSGYTQDPVKTPDGVDARILTKPFKRQDLAAMLRSALSATR